Proteins encoded by one window of Chondromyces crocatus:
- a CDS encoding PilZ domain-containing protein, with the protein MHATRRRAARRESSERARFLVQGRAVDGWTLNQSYGGIRAIVEESLELGAVIHVGVGAAEPRPGRIVWIQEEPDGAIVGIAYLDVDDEVEDPASIIPALADGPEPPNDDVASRRRAAGGTSTSGTLTRRSQN; encoded by the coding sequence ATGCATGCCACCCGGCGCCGAGCGGCTCGCCGCGAAAGCAGCGAGCGAGCGAGGTTTCTCGTTCAAGGCCGCGCGGTCGATGGGTGGACCCTCAACCAGAGCTACGGGGGCATCCGTGCCATCGTAGAGGAGTCGCTCGAGCTCGGCGCGGTCATCCACGTCGGGGTCGGCGCCGCCGAGCCCCGGCCAGGCCGCATCGTCTGGATCCAGGAGGAGCCAGACGGCGCCATCGTCGGCATCGCTTATCTCGATGTGGACGATGAGGTGGAGGACCCTGCCAGCATCATTCCGGCGCTGGCGGACGGTCCCGAGCCACCGAACGACGACGTGGCGAGCCGTCGCCGTGCCGCTGGGGGGACCTCGACGAGTGGGACCTTGACGAGGCGGTCTCAAAACTGA
- a CDS encoding M16 family metallopeptidase, which translates to MQHMDVKLSNGLPVVLVPQPNVHRAVASLYLRAGSRFETEHTNGLSHFLEHMVFRGTASLPTAHAQALAFERLGGTLYAATHVDHGVMSVSVPPVTLPSVLELLGEVTTSPRFTSIEVERGIVREEILEDLDEDGRDIDADNNVRALMYEKHPLGFTITGKSEAIDRFDEAMLRAHHARHYTASNAVLCVAGRIGDPEECLRVIERSFGSMLRGESVVVEPPPSVQKKARFKFLENQSSQTELRIAFRGVSEHDAMEPAVEMLLRVLDDGMSTRLYERICDRLGLCYDVSGMFEAYEDDGVVDIAAGVQHDRATVVVREVFALLRELTEAGPREEELAKARDRHLWSVEAMNDDAESMAGFYGLTALSRVARTPEERHAALARVTVGDVQAAARAIFRPERLSVVAVGLLRASEEAKLEKVVRGFAG; encoded by the coding sequence ATGCAGCACATGGACGTGAAGCTCTCGAACGGTCTGCCGGTGGTGCTGGTCCCCCAGCCGAACGTGCACCGCGCCGTGGCGTCGCTCTATCTCCGGGCCGGATCGCGGTTCGAGACGGAGCACACGAACGGTCTGTCGCACTTTCTGGAGCACATGGTGTTCCGGGGGACGGCCTCGCTGCCGACGGCACACGCGCAAGCGCTGGCCTTCGAGCGGCTCGGGGGGACGCTGTACGCCGCGACGCACGTGGATCACGGGGTGATGAGCGTGTCGGTGCCTCCGGTGACGTTGCCGTCGGTGCTGGAGCTTCTGGGTGAGGTGACGACGTCGCCGCGGTTCACGTCCATCGAGGTGGAGCGGGGGATCGTGCGCGAGGAGATCCTCGAAGATCTGGACGAGGACGGGCGCGACATCGACGCGGACAACAACGTGCGGGCGCTGATGTACGAGAAGCACCCGCTGGGCTTCACGATCACGGGGAAGAGCGAGGCGATCGATCGGTTCGACGAGGCGATGCTGCGGGCTCACCACGCGCGGCACTACACGGCGTCGAACGCAGTGCTGTGCGTGGCAGGTCGGATCGGGGACCCGGAGGAATGTCTGCGGGTGATCGAGCGGAGCTTCGGGTCGATGCTGCGCGGTGAGTCGGTGGTGGTGGAGCCGCCGCCTTCGGTGCAGAAGAAGGCGCGGTTCAAGTTCCTGGAGAACCAGTCGAGCCAGACGGAGCTGCGGATCGCGTTCCGGGGAGTGAGCGAGCACGACGCGATGGAGCCGGCGGTGGAGATGCTGCTGCGGGTGCTCGACGATGGGATGTCGACGCGGCTGTACGAGCGGATCTGCGATCGTCTGGGGCTCTGCTACGACGTGTCGGGGATGTTCGAGGCCTACGAGGACGACGGGGTGGTCGACATCGCGGCGGGGGTTCAGCACGATCGGGCGACGGTGGTGGTGCGGGAGGTGTTCGCACTGCTGCGGGAGCTGACGGAGGCGGGTCCGCGCGAGGAGGAACTGGCCAAGGCGCGGGATCGGCATCTGTGGTCGGTGGAGGCGATGAACGACGACGCGGAGTCGATGGCAGGCTTCTACGGGCTGACGGCGCTGTCGCGGGTGGCGCGGACGCCAGAGGAGCGGCATGCGGCGCTGGCGCGGGTGACGGTGGGGGATGTGCAAGCGGCGGCGCGGGCGATCTTCAGGCCGGAGCGGTTGAGTGTGGTGGCGGTGGGGCTGCTGCGGGCGTCGGAAGAGGCGAAGCTGGAGAAGGTCGTTCGGGGGTTCGCGGGCTGA
- a CDS encoding Uma2 family endonuclease, with translation MGEPPGKRSAPATQADLDAVPEGMTAELIAGELYSFSRPGGHHAKAEGILLADLGSPFMRGRGGPGGWWILPEPKLQLRADFVSPDLAGWRRERMPEVPGTAFFSLPPDWICEVLSPSTAKHDRARKMPLHAAAGVTWLWLLDPLAQLLEVFHLGSRKLWELEHVFEGDAVVRAAPFEAVELELAALWIQEAGA, from the coding sequence ATGGGTGAGCCGCCAGGAAAGCGCTCCGCTCCTGCAACCCAGGCCGACCTCGACGCGGTCCCGGAAGGGATGACCGCCGAGCTCATCGCGGGTGAGCTGTACAGCTTCTCCCGGCCGGGTGGTCATCACGCCAAGGCAGAAGGGATCTTGCTGGCCGATCTCGGCTCGCCGTTCATGCGAGGCCGTGGTGGCCCCGGTGGCTGGTGGATCTTGCCGGAGCCGAAGCTGCAACTCCGTGCGGATTTCGTTTCTCCGGATCTCGCAGGGTGGCGCCGGGAACGCATGCCAGAGGTCCCCGGCACGGCGTTCTTCAGCCTGCCGCCCGACTGGATCTGCGAGGTGCTCTCGCCGTCGACGGCAAAGCATGACCGGGCGCGCAAGATGCCCCTCCATGCGGCGGCCGGCGTGACGTGGTTGTGGCTCCTCGACCCGCTGGCGCAGTTGCTCGAAGTGTTCCATCTGGGGTCGCGCAAGCTGTGGGAGCTGGAGCACGTGTTCGAGGGAGATGCCGTGGTACGCGCCGCTCCCTTCGAGGCGGTGGAGCTGGAGCTTGCGGCCTTGTGGATCCAGGAAGCTGGCGCGTAA
- a CDS encoding SDR family oxidoreductase, with translation MNTEGIEGKVIAITGASRGIGEATARWLADRGAKVVLGARGAEPLERLTRQITERGGEAAFCTIDVRQRDDLSRFVAFACERFGRLDVLVSNAGIGLVSAFDELRVDDWDTMIDVNLRSVLYGIAAALPVFRKQGAGHFVHTASVSGIRIVPTQGVYAATKNAVRTLSEALRQEAGDALRVTVVSPGFVRTDFIASVPGEALRHQLQERARIAVSPEAIARAIAFAIEQPPEVDVGEIVVRPTAQD, from the coding sequence ATGAACACCGAGGGAATCGAGGGCAAGGTGATCGCGATCACGGGTGCCAGCAGGGGTATCGGCGAGGCCACCGCGCGATGGCTCGCAGACCGTGGCGCGAAGGTCGTGCTCGGCGCGCGCGGAGCCGAGCCGCTCGAACGGCTCACGCGGCAGATCACGGAGCGTGGCGGCGAGGCGGCCTTCTGCACGATCGATGTCCGGCAGCGCGACGACCTGTCCCGCTTCGTCGCCTTTGCCTGTGAGCGGTTCGGGCGCCTCGACGTGCTGGTCAGCAACGCTGGCATCGGCCTCGTGTCTGCGTTCGACGAGCTGCGCGTCGACGACTGGGACACGATGATCGACGTGAACCTCCGGAGCGTGCTGTACGGGATCGCGGCCGCGCTGCCCGTGTTTCGCAAGCAGGGCGCTGGCCACTTCGTGCACACGGCGTCCGTCTCGGGGATCCGCATCGTCCCGACCCAAGGGGTCTACGCTGCGACCAAGAACGCCGTGCGCACGCTCTCGGAGGCGTTGCGGCAGGAGGCCGGTGACGCGCTCCGTGTGACCGTGGTCTCGCCAGGCTTCGTGCGTACCGACTTCATCGCATCGGTGCCCGGCGAAGCGCTGAGGCATCAGCTCCAGGAGCGCGCACGGATCGCGGTCAGCCCCGAGGCGATCGCGCGTGCGATCGCTTTCGCGATCGAACAGCCGCCCGAGGTCGACGTCGGAGAGATCGTCGTGCGCCCGACCGCTCAGGACTGA
- a CDS encoding peptidylprolyl isomerase, protein MNRLSQLITGAAVIAIALVFVVNFGPQTGAQGPSIEISCAVEVHGNCIKSTEFWAAYRLIAPRNADAERLKQLGLRQLAADGLYERWLLNEDAKRLGITVSDDDINQELVAGRAHVSLPVDSLSFERTRQLTYMLGLPGDGENFRVLDVLDRKTKKFDKKRYERDVRLMTKLSPSDFRDFQKRELVASRMRDLIRARVRVSEDEAYQTFARERSTRTIDYVRFDRRFYADLVVDASPTAVQAFADQNKDELDKVWEARKSQYLPECRVARHVLARVKSGEEDAEAEKTKAKAKIARAQALLKEGVSFSDVAKRLSDDTSASRGGDLGCVSRGKMVKPFEDKLFELKVDEISEPVESEFGFHLIQVTQIASGEDTEKVARAQLARELFLQQEADRLAAEGAKQVLAATSGGKPIQEALDTYLANLTEAAKAAKGGDKKGPKPAAKPETKPEAKPEGEAAADEVKENEQFTFATHPHRPSVEASLPFGASGTALPSAQDGAGTTRKIFELAKVGDVLKDMVQLTNGYAVVQLKDITAVTDEQWQKDKELYLSGMRTAKQADAVLNYVRRLKSTLGSEVKFDRRLTTEPKGNEGGEEPPMGDME, encoded by the coding sequence GTGAACCGGCTCAGTCAGCTCATCACCGGAGCGGCGGTCATCGCCATCGCGCTGGTCTTCGTCGTCAATTTCGGCCCGCAGACGGGCGCGCAGGGTCCGAGCATCGAGATCTCCTGCGCCGTCGAGGTGCACGGCAACTGCATCAAGTCCACCGAGTTCTGGGCGGCCTACCGCTTGATCGCGCCTCGCAACGCGGACGCCGAGCGCTTGAAGCAGCTCGGCCTGCGCCAGCTCGCGGCCGATGGGCTCTACGAGCGGTGGCTGCTCAACGAAGACGCCAAGCGCCTCGGGATCACCGTCTCCGACGACGACATCAACCAGGAGCTCGTCGCCGGCAGGGCGCACGTGAGCTTGCCCGTCGACTCGCTCTCGTTCGAGCGCACGCGGCAGCTCACGTACATGCTCGGCCTGCCCGGCGACGGCGAGAACTTCCGCGTCCTCGACGTCCTCGATCGCAAGACGAAGAAGTTCGACAAGAAGCGGTACGAGCGCGACGTCCGCCTGATGACGAAGCTCAGCCCCTCCGACTTCCGCGACTTCCAGAAGCGGGAGCTGGTCGCGAGCCGGATGCGCGATCTGATCCGGGCGCGTGTGCGCGTGAGCGAGGACGAGGCTTACCAGACCTTCGCCCGCGAGCGTTCGACCCGCACCATCGACTACGTGCGCTTCGATCGCCGGTTCTACGCCGACCTGGTGGTCGACGCGTCCCCCACGGCGGTGCAGGCGTTCGCCGATCAGAACAAGGACGAACTCGACAAGGTGTGGGAAGCGCGGAAGTCGCAGTACCTGCCGGAGTGTCGGGTGGCGCGCCACGTGCTCGCCCGGGTGAAGTCGGGCGAGGAGGACGCCGAGGCCGAGAAGACCAAGGCGAAGGCGAAGATCGCCCGCGCCCAGGCCCTCCTGAAGGAGGGGGTGAGCTTCTCCGACGTGGCGAAGCGGCTCAGCGACGACACCAGCGCGTCGCGCGGTGGTGATCTGGGCTGCGTCTCGCGCGGCAAGATGGTGAAGCCGTTCGAGGACAAGCTCTTCGAGCTGAAGGTGGACGAGATCTCCGAGCCCGTGGAGAGCGAGTTCGGCTTCCACCTGATCCAGGTGACGCAGATCGCGTCCGGCGAGGACACCGAGAAGGTGGCCCGCGCGCAGCTCGCCCGTGAGCTGTTCCTGCAGCAGGAGGCGGATCGTCTGGCCGCAGAGGGTGCCAAGCAGGTGCTCGCCGCGACGTCCGGCGGCAAGCCGATCCAGGAGGCGCTCGACACCTACCTGGCGAACCTGACCGAGGCCGCCAAGGCAGCGAAGGGCGGCGACAAGAAGGGCCCGAAGCCCGCCGCGAAGCCGGAGACGAAGCCCGAGGCGAAGCCGGAAGGCGAGGCCGCCGCGGACGAGGTGAAGGAGAACGAGCAGTTCACGTTCGCGACGCACCCGCACCGGCCGTCGGTGGAGGCGAGCCTCCCGTTCGGCGCGAGCGGGACGGCGCTCCCCTCCGCACAGGACGGGGCCGGCACGACGCGGAAGATCTTCGAGCTGGCGAAGGTCGGCGATGTGCTGAAGGACATGGTGCAGCTCACCAACGGGTACGCGGTGGTGCAGCTCAAGGACATCACCGCCGTCACGGACGAGCAGTGGCAGAAGGACAAGGAGCTGTACCTGTCGGGGATGCGGACGGCGAAGCAGGCGGACGCCGTGCTCAACTACGTGCGACGTCTGAAGAGCACGCTGGGGAGCGAGGTGAAGTTCGATCGGCGTCTGACGACGGAGCCGAAGGGGAACGAGGGCGGCGAAGAGCCCCCCATGGGCGACATGGAGTGA
- a CDS encoding helix-turn-helix domain-containing protein — protein sequence MAPRIEPLPLATSRFSAVRWSIDELHVGVKDALTIARVEQGSFTWWSHGTVWEVEPGAILVQNLGDVCRDLARVERTTCQVITFDAHHGEFDQARRHPPHLGESDMRGAAFHALHDAVRDGADALTLDVVAAEALASFNRRKDEVAVRCPRAVRRAVALVRERYAESLGLDEIAAHAGTDKYHLCRAFRARIGLPPYAYQLRLRVSRAKNLLRAGMPAAHVGASVGFYDQSQFTRHFQRIVGTSPARFARAHER from the coding sequence ATGGCCCCGCGGATCGAGCCACTGCCTCTGGCAACGTCGCGCTTCTCTGCCGTGCGCTGGTCGATCGACGAGCTGCACGTCGGCGTGAAGGACGCACTCACGATCGCCCGCGTGGAGCAAGGGAGCTTCACGTGGTGGAGTCACGGGACCGTCTGGGAGGTCGAGCCCGGCGCGATCCTCGTCCAGAACCTGGGGGATGTGTGCCGCGACCTCGCCCGCGTCGAGCGCACGACGTGTCAGGTCATCACGTTCGATGCCCATCACGGTGAGTTCGACCAGGCACGCCGTCATCCGCCCCATCTCGGCGAAAGCGACATGCGCGGCGCTGCGTTTCATGCGCTTCATGACGCCGTACGCGATGGGGCCGACGCGCTCACGCTCGACGTCGTGGCCGCGGAGGCGCTGGCATCGTTCAACAGGCGGAAGGACGAGGTGGCGGTGCGCTGTCCACGGGCCGTGCGCCGCGCGGTGGCGCTCGTGCGCGAGCGCTATGCCGAGTCCCTCGGCCTCGACGAGATCGCGGCGCATGCAGGCACCGACAAGTACCATCTGTGTCGCGCCTTCCGCGCGCGGATCGGGCTGCCGCCGTACGCCTACCAGCTACGGCTGCGTGTCAGCCGTGCGAAGAATCTGCTGCGCGCCGGCATGCCGGCCGCTCACGTCGGCGCGAGCGTCGGGTTCTATGATCAGAGCCAGTTCACCCGGCATTTCCAGCGCATCGTGGGCACCTCGCCAGCCCGCTTCGCGCGAGCGCACGAGCGCTAG
- a CDS encoding ATP-dependent DNA helicase: MMASGRSAGLLGPGGPLASALERYEEREGQLAMASAVERALAGDRVLLCEAGTGTGKTLAYLVPAILSGRKVVVSTATKALEDQIYTKDLPLIAQNLGLNPQAALVKGLGNYLCLRRYNELRNSPEAGRSEVRRALPLIEAWAKETETGDVAELVSLAEGDPIWREVSSSSDTRLGSSCEYNEACFVTSMRREAEEARLLIVNHHLFFADLAVKMAAAKRGFAGARALPAYDAVIFDEAHQLEEIATSFFGVRLSRARVEAMLRDADRAFLAAGLTDRVFGGGQGASLTQALRASSELLFGELAQTAVVADVRGEGRIPLPHDVWTGSLLAAYHRLDDGLEALANYAADVTADEAVRLVSQRATQMREDAAKIVDPVANQVTWAEARGRSAAGRDAALSRADIAVGASPVDLGWIFRDQVFERIGSVVLTSATLTTGGFGSSEVSAGSGGPASGGTTSGGTTSGRFKFLRARMGLDDRVTVPVEELEVPSPFDYARSSLLYTPRDLPEVSDGAFIARAVERTCALVAMSGGGAFVLCTSNRSLSAFAHALRERLPEPPLVQGEAPKGALLRRFRAARDAVLVATMSFWEGVDVPGEALRLVVIEKLPFAVPSDPVVAARCAALEAQGRAPFLEYSVPQAAITLKQGFGRLIRTRTDQGVVAILDRRVRTRGYGRVLLDSLPPAPRTERLEDVRAFWERLGVVGDARMRDAGGSRERDAEGSRERSAGWRGEAGPSTPSTARRTGRRGDEGVLDEAERQGVLPFAGAAPKVR, encoded by the coding sequence ATGATGGCGTCGGGCCGTTCGGCGGGTCTGCTCGGCCCGGGTGGGCCGCTCGCGTCGGCGTTGGAGCGCTACGAGGAGCGCGAGGGGCAGCTCGCGATGGCGAGCGCCGTGGAGCGCGCGCTGGCCGGGGATCGTGTGCTGCTCTGCGAGGCAGGGACGGGGACGGGCAAGACGCTGGCGTACCTGGTGCCCGCGATCCTGAGCGGTCGGAAGGTGGTGGTCTCGACGGCGACGAAGGCGCTGGAGGACCAGATCTACACGAAGGATCTGCCGCTCATCGCGCAGAACCTGGGGCTGAACCCGCAGGCGGCGCTGGTGAAGGGGCTCGGCAATTACCTGTGCCTGCGCCGGTACAACGAGCTGCGCAACAGCCCGGAGGCGGGGCGCTCGGAGGTGCGGCGGGCGCTGCCCTTGATCGAGGCCTGGGCCAAGGAGACCGAGACGGGCGACGTGGCGGAGCTGGTCTCGCTGGCCGAGGGGGACCCGATCTGGCGGGAGGTGTCGTCGTCGAGCGACACGCGCCTGGGATCGTCGTGCGAGTACAACGAGGCGTGCTTCGTCACGTCGATGCGGCGCGAGGCCGAGGAGGCGCGGCTGCTCATCGTGAACCACCACCTGTTCTTCGCGGACCTGGCGGTGAAGATGGCGGCGGCGAAGCGGGGGTTCGCAGGGGCGCGGGCGCTGCCGGCGTACGACGCGGTGATCTTCGACGAGGCGCACCAGCTCGAGGAGATCGCGACATCCTTCTTCGGGGTGCGGCTGTCGCGGGCGCGGGTGGAGGCGATGCTGCGGGACGCGGACCGGGCGTTCCTCGCGGCCGGGCTCACCGATCGGGTGTTCGGTGGAGGGCAAGGGGCGTCGCTGACGCAGGCGCTGCGGGCGTCGTCGGAGCTCCTCTTCGGGGAGCTCGCGCAGACGGCGGTGGTGGCGGACGTGCGCGGAGAGGGGAGGATCCCGCTGCCGCACGACGTGTGGACGGGGAGTCTGCTGGCCGCCTACCACCGGCTCGACGATGGGCTGGAGGCGCTGGCGAACTACGCGGCCGACGTGACCGCGGACGAGGCGGTGCGGCTCGTGTCGCAGCGGGCGACGCAGATGCGTGAAGACGCGGCGAAGATCGTGGACCCGGTGGCGAACCAGGTGACCTGGGCCGAGGCGCGTGGGCGGAGCGCGGCCGGGCGGGATGCGGCGCTCTCGCGGGCGGACATCGCTGTGGGGGCCTCGCCGGTGGATCTCGGCTGGATCTTCCGGGATCAGGTGTTCGAGCGGATCGGGTCGGTGGTGCTGACGAGCGCGACGTTGACCACGGGGGGGTTCGGATCGAGCGAGGTGAGCGCGGGGAGCGGGGGACCGGCGAGCGGTGGGACCACGAGCGGAGGGACCACGAGCGGGCGGTTCAAGTTCCTGCGGGCGCGGATGGGGCTCGACGATCGGGTGACGGTGCCGGTGGAGGAGCTGGAGGTGCCGTCGCCGTTCGACTACGCGCGGTCGTCGCTGCTCTATACGCCGCGGGATCTGCCGGAGGTGTCGGACGGGGCGTTCATCGCGCGCGCGGTGGAGCGGACGTGCGCGCTGGTGGCGATGTCGGGGGGCGGAGCGTTCGTGCTCTGCACGTCGAACCGCTCGCTCTCGGCGTTCGCGCACGCGCTGCGGGAGCGGCTGCCAGAGCCGCCGCTGGTGCAAGGGGAGGCGCCGAAGGGGGCGCTCTTGCGGCGGTTCAGGGCGGCGCGGGACGCGGTGCTGGTGGCGACGATGAGCTTCTGGGAGGGAGTGGACGTGCCCGGGGAGGCGCTGCGGCTGGTGGTGATCGAGAAGCTGCCGTTCGCGGTGCCGTCGGACCCGGTGGTGGCGGCGCGCTGTGCAGCGCTGGAGGCGCAAGGGCGGGCGCCGTTCCTGGAGTACAGCGTGCCGCAGGCGGCGATCACGCTGAAGCAGGGGTTCGGTCGGCTGATCCGGACGCGGACCGATCAGGGGGTGGTGGCGATCCTCGATCGGCGGGTGCGGACGCGAGGCTACGGGCGGGTGCTGCTCGACAGCCTGCCGCCTGCGCCGCGGACCGAGCGGCTGGAGGACGTGCGCGCGTTCTGGGAGCGGCTCGGGGTCGTGGGAGATGCGCGCATGCGGGACGCGGGGGGATCGCGGGAGCGGGACGCAGAGGGATCGCGGGAGCGGAGCGCGGGGTGGCGAGGGGAAGCTGGGCCGTCGACGCCGAGCACCGCGCGGCGCACCGGGCGACGCGGCGACGAGGGAGTGCTCGACGAGGCGGAGCGCCAGGGCGTGCTGCCTTTCGCGGGGGCCGCGCCGAAGGTGCGGTGA
- a CDS encoding AAA family ATPase, with protein MSDKQPHDTVTPEARKLLKGLIHEVVTTARLPLHISVNAKNAPWIIDELRSSGLVVDWRDGTLLPTLRALRLIADHPSRRLLAATKGVFNALREFYIEDAARARSTTELVSRGNVQNTLAVKALTVLVASTSITQGLSLEGNTGRVTGAQPSDRILIDDPFAPEPIEPLPSLEGPVSIFFRDFHGLAKVTWSPEGVCLVAGPNGSGKSTLLDALAFLRDAFVRGVPHAVTQQRGATGIRRLDASGPPEVLLGMSVGDVSWELRLTVEGSSVGAAPGEVVKRAEQVLLRRAAHSDVWYLGRDRRSADTEGRTCLRVSWEVQQSPVLAPLVNALRSFQVYGLYSLEGLRNGGTGSEGEERLDPSGKNLFIVLRNWKAAPRRFGDKFAWVLRQAKLAFPGLIDDIEFDPPVGQIVPTRFYKPGVQTALPMHRAPDGLLVGLLHLTAVASAQEGAVIAIEEMENQLHPHAIRKLLAAMREIAEERRLTILLTTHSPVLMNEFRDQPEQFYVLEPGRDVLPVSLDQLHDPEWLAHFQLGDLYDRLEFGAPRPQGV; from the coding sequence ATGAGCGATAAGCAACCGCATGACACCGTGACTCCTGAAGCGCGGAAGCTCCTGAAGGGACTCATCCACGAGGTCGTCACGACTGCCCGCCTCCCGCTGCATATCTCGGTCAACGCCAAGAACGCGCCATGGATCATCGATGAGCTTCGCAGTTCAGGGCTGGTCGTGGACTGGAGAGATGGCACGCTGCTGCCGACTCTTCGCGCACTTCGTCTAATCGCAGATCATCCCTCGCGACGTCTCCTGGCTGCGACCAAGGGGGTGTTCAACGCTCTTCGTGAGTTTTACATCGAAGATGCAGCTCGAGCGCGATCCACGACCGAACTCGTCTCACGGGGGAACGTCCAAAACACCTTGGCTGTCAAGGCGCTCACGGTCTTGGTGGCGTCCACAAGCATTACGCAAGGCCTGTCTCTCGAAGGAAATACGGGCCGGGTCACCGGTGCCCAACCGTCGGATCGCATCCTCATCGACGATCCCTTTGCCCCCGAACCAATCGAGCCCCTCCCCTCGTTGGAGGGCCCCGTCTCCATCTTCTTCCGGGACTTCCACGGGCTTGCCAAGGTCACGTGGTCACCGGAGGGCGTGTGCCTCGTCGCTGGTCCCAACGGTTCGGGCAAGAGCACGTTGCTCGATGCCCTCGCCTTCCTTCGCGACGCCTTCGTACGCGGTGTACCGCATGCGGTCACCCAGCAGCGGGGAGCGACTGGCATCCGACGACTCGATGCCTCTGGCCCACCCGAGGTACTGCTCGGGATGAGCGTGGGCGATGTCTCCTGGGAGCTACGACTCACCGTGGAGGGCAGCTCGGTTGGAGCCGCTCCTGGCGAAGTCGTCAAGCGAGCGGAGCAGGTCCTGCTACGGCGCGCGGCACATTCAGACGTCTGGTATCTCGGGCGTGATCGCCGTTCCGCCGACACCGAAGGCCGCACCTGCCTGCGTGTCTCCTGGGAGGTACAGCAGTCTCCCGTGCTCGCGCCGCTGGTCAATGCGCTCCGCAGCTTCCAGGTCTACGGCCTGTATTCCCTGGAAGGCCTACGCAATGGCGGTACCGGAAGCGAAGGCGAAGAACGCCTGGATCCTTCGGGCAAGAACCTCTTCATCGTCCTCCGCAACTGGAAGGCCGCTCCCCGCCGCTTCGGCGACAAGTTCGCCTGGGTCCTCCGCCAAGCCAAGCTCGCGTTCCCCGGGCTCATCGACGACATCGAGTTCGACCCCCCGGTCGGCCAGATCGTCCCCACCCGCTTCTACAAGCCTGGCGTCCAGACCGCGCTCCCCATGCACCGCGCCCCCGACGGCTTGCTCGTGGGCCTCCTGCACCTCACCGCCGTCGCCAGCGCGCAGGAAGGCGCGGTGATCGCCATCGAGGAGATGGAGAACCAGCTCCACCCTCACGCCATCCGCAAGCTGCTCGCCGCCATGCGCGAGATCGCCGAGGAGCGTCGCCTCACCATCCTCCTCACCACCCACTCGCCGGTCCTCATGAACGAGTTCCGCGACCAGCCGGAGCAGTTCTACGTCCTGGAACCTGGCCGCGACGTACTCCCGGTCTCGCTCGACCAGCTCCACGATCCGGAGTGGCTCGCCCACTTCCAGCTCGGCGATCTCTACGATCGCCTGGAGTTCGGCGCCCCGCGTCCCCAGGGCGTGTGA